One segment of Anatilimnocola aggregata DNA contains the following:
- a CDS encoding aminotransferase class V-fold PLP-dependent enzyme, translating to MTEPRIYLDNAATSWPKPPGVYQAVDDYQRNNGAAAGRGVHRSAQAAERIVSQCRKRIADLLGAQSPEQIVFTLNGTDSLNLALHGVLKTGDHVVTSVCEHNSGLRPLRHLADTQGITFDTVGCDREGFINPAEVRSAIRPHTRLIALTHASNVTGAIQPLAEVGEIAAEKHVLFLVDAAQSLGHFGVSAGKLGCHLLAAPGHKGLLGPLGTGFLYLAPGMQDELSAVRQGGTGTRSDDDHQPESLPDKYESGNLNVPGIAGLSAGLAWLTEAGIDKIAGHERDLTQQLLSQLSELPPVTIYGPRSVERRVGVVSFNVAGFDPQEVAAGLDAVAGIEVRSGLHCAPRMHQALGTSPAGTVRASIGPFTTGDDIDSLVAALRELSS from the coding sequence GTGACCGAGCCACGCATCTATCTCGATAACGCAGCCACTAGTTGGCCGAAGCCACCCGGCGTTTATCAGGCTGTCGATGACTACCAGCGCAACAATGGCGCTGCTGCGGGGCGCGGCGTTCATCGCTCGGCACAAGCGGCCGAGCGGATTGTGTCGCAATGTCGCAAGCGAATTGCCGATCTGCTCGGTGCCCAATCACCGGAGCAAATCGTCTTTACACTCAATGGCACCGATTCGCTCAATTTGGCTTTGCATGGTGTGCTCAAGACCGGCGATCATGTGGTCACCAGTGTATGCGAACACAACAGTGGGCTGCGGCCACTCAGACATCTGGCCGATACCCAGGGAATAACCTTCGACACCGTCGGTTGCGACCGCGAAGGGTTCATCAACCCTGCTGAAGTGCGAAGCGCGATTCGTCCTCACACGCGTTTGATCGCGCTCACCCACGCGTCGAATGTGACTGGGGCAATTCAACCGCTGGCAGAAGTCGGTGAAATTGCGGCCGAGAAGCATGTACTGTTTTTGGTCGATGCTGCGCAGTCGCTCGGTCATTTTGGAGTGAGCGCGGGCAAACTCGGTTGCCACTTGTTGGCAGCCCCTGGACACAAAGGGCTGCTTGGTCCGCTGGGGACCGGGTTCCTCTATCTGGCTCCCGGCATGCAGGACGAGCTATCGGCCGTGCGCCAAGGCGGAACAGGTACTCGGAGCGACGACGACCATCAGCCCGAGTCGCTGCCCGACAAATACGAATCTGGCAATTTGAATGTCCCCGGCATCGCGGGCTTGAGCGCCGGACTCGCCTGGCTGACTGAAGCAGGGATCGACAAGATTGCAGGGCACGAGCGCGATCTCACACAACAGCTTTTGAGCCAGTTGAGCGAGCTTCCCCCCGTCACAATCTATGGTCCTCGCTCAGTTGAACGGCGCGTCGGCGTGGTCAGCTTCAATGTGGCTGGCTTTGATCCGCAAGAAGTGGCTGCTGGGCTCGACGCAGTGGCCGGCATCGAAGTGCGCTCCGGTCTGCATTGTGCGCCGCGCATGCATCAAGCACTGGGGACTTCTCCTGCTGGCACTGTCCGGGCGAGCATCGGGCCCTTCACAACTGGGGACGATATCGACTCCCTGGTGGCCGCCTTACGCGAGCTGTCTTCCTAG
- a CDS encoding tetratricopeptide repeat protein encodes MQVPMSRGLCAFLFLPFAAFASADEAETKAGIVRMMEVGWSVTPTARSAADAKFVELQAIAPGDPRLLTAASLVLLQQRRYEEAGKKLEELLVQDPDNILALRAKCWLAATFKNFGVAMVDAEKLRAALPAASTQEEAASEADARENLAFLGRLCGYLSGPAAENVDQLARKELEKTIITGLNADRLLIFEQARDGVTQKFFELTDTKTDVEAKNIEDRKVEAGKTLQDVEATRQEIADRVKDLEALAAKLQKELNDELADIARLDRPLVAELQRLEVRAASISNDLGNTEVQIDRLQFQLNREKDPVVRSLLRRDIDQLVFVANRISNDLSALNRQAQNVQGQRAQLAQRQAQAQNNFGGQINRANNELVALGKREKRADYEEKKAKRPVTGSSTRTVALSSLVTALSTYDKFPLEAARQRLLNELR; translated from the coding sequence ATGCAGGTGCCAATGTCCCGTGGTCTATGCGCGTTCTTGTTTTTGCCCTTTGCCGCGTTCGCGTCCGCTGATGAAGCGGAGACCAAAGCAGGCATCGTGCGAATGATGGAGGTTGGCTGGAGTGTGACGCCCACAGCGCGCTCGGCAGCTGATGCCAAGTTTGTCGAGTTGCAGGCCATCGCGCCGGGTGATCCACGCTTGCTGACTGCTGCGTCGCTCGTCCTGCTGCAGCAGCGCCGTTATGAAGAGGCAGGGAAAAAGCTGGAAGAATTGCTGGTTCAGGATCCCGATAACATTCTGGCCCTGCGGGCGAAATGCTGGTTGGCTGCGACCTTCAAGAACTTTGGAGTCGCGATGGTTGACGCCGAGAAGTTGCGAGCGGCCTTGCCCGCTGCATCCACACAGGAAGAGGCGGCCAGCGAAGCGGACGCTCGCGAAAACCTGGCATTTCTCGGTCGGCTGTGTGGGTATCTGTCGGGGCCCGCTGCCGAGAATGTGGACCAACTGGCCCGCAAAGAGCTTGAGAAAACGATCATCACCGGCTTGAATGCCGACCGCCTCTTGATCTTTGAACAAGCTCGCGATGGCGTGACGCAAAAGTTCTTCGAACTGACCGACACTAAGACCGATGTCGAAGCCAAGAACATCGAGGATCGCAAAGTTGAAGCTGGCAAAACGCTGCAAGATGTCGAAGCGACGCGGCAGGAGATTGCCGACCGGGTAAAAGACCTGGAAGCTCTCGCGGCCAAACTACAGAAGGAATTGAACGATGAATTGGCAGATATCGCTCGGCTCGACCGGCCACTGGTCGCAGAGCTGCAACGCTTAGAAGTGCGCGCAGCGTCGATCAGCAACGACCTAGGTAATACCGAGGTTCAGATCGATCGCTTGCAGTTTCAATTGAATCGCGAGAAGGACCCCGTGGTGCGCAGCCTGTTGCGCCGCGATATCGATCAATTGGTTTTTGTAGCCAATCGCATTTCGAACGATCTGTCTGCTCTCAATCGCCAGGCACAAAACGTACAAGGTCAACGTGCCCAACTTGCCCAGCGGCAAGCCCAAGCCCAGAACAACTTCGGGGGGCAAATCAATCGGGCGAACAACGAACTGGTAGCGCTCGGCAAACGTGAGAAGCGGGCTGATTATGAAGAGAAGAAAGCCAAGCGACCAGTGACGGGGAGTTCCACACGAACCGTGGCCCTGTCTTCACTGGTGACCGCGCTTAGCACCTACGACAAGTTCCCGCTGGAAGCGGCGCGTCAGCGTTTGCTTAACGAACTACGTTAG